The Arachis hypogaea cultivar Tifrunner chromosome 14, arahy.Tifrunner.gnm2.J5K5, whole genome shotgun sequence DNA window ggtaagcaaaatttaatgacaaaaatataatttttgttaaagggtatttttctaaaaaataatttattttttcttgaaaaatagataaggtcaacattagttaacacaaaatttaaaatagattaaagatgaagttttttaaaagttataagaaaAGAGAAGgtatattttaatacatattattttatatattttttaaattgagatatttttatcATTATCCTTATATTTATATCTCAGCCTTAAAAGCAAATACAGACCAAGTTATATGACATATGAGACGTTCTTCTGGTTAACCCTTCAAAAGAGGGAAGGGACAAAGGCTCAAAAGACACTGATAAAATTTGGATAAGACcatttattttgttagttttgaTAATCTATAAAAATGTTGCTGATACAGCTAGTTAGAATATATATAGTTTCCAAAGAAGTACACAGAGAGGGAACAAGTCATAGAAGAAATTTATACTTATTAGGAGATTACACAGTCTTTTGTTAAGTATTCGTAGGGAAAGGCAATCTTGCATATTTGTGACAATTTacgcattttttttttcttttgatatatgaTTCTTCTAAATGGAATATAGTCCTTTGTATTGTTCAAGTCAGTAATTTCCACATCACTAAacaattctgaaaatatagaaaaaagaagTGTTTTGCAATTTTACGTGTTTTATGCTTGAGGTTGAAGTATATACATGTTCAAACCCTCAGTTAACACGAGAGATCTCTAATTTTCACATAAAATGGCACCACAGTTCAACATTTATATCTTATTGCATAGTTCttacataatatataatatatatagtaattgaGATGTGGAAAAAGATAATGCAAACTAGGCCTTATTTGAATCATTATAGTGTGGCAAAAACAAATACTGCAATAACCTcaccaaaatgaaaaaaaaaaaaagaaactaaaaacacaAAGCATTAATCCTATTATTATGAAATACGAAAAACAAATATCACGATCTAGATCTTCTACGTGAAAAGCACACATCAAGTAATTTCTTCTCTTCCAATAAACCAAAGTCATAGTCTGGACTCAAGAAACTATAATCATGACCTACTTCCATGTCTGCAAACTGTATATTATTCAAGTGTTCAGGTAAGTAACCACCCAAATTTTGCAACTGTTGCGAAGTATCAGAACACCTAGTATCAGAACACTTCCTACTCTGCCCAGAGCTACATCCGCACTCTGaattttcatgatttcttttCTCTTGTAATGTAGAGTCCTTATTAGTATTATTGATATTCAAATCCTCATTTTCTGACACATTTGCAATTGATCCAAAAGTACCACTCGTAACTAGATAATTACTTCTCTGCATAGAATGATTTTTTGAATCTCCTATTATATTGGCTGCTTCATTCTTGCAATCACTAACAATATATTGCTTATATGTAAATTGATCAATTTGTGACTAAACATTATTCATCTCGGAACATGTTCTGTAAAACTGCAGAATTTCTGCAAGTACTCCCTCCATATCTTTGGTTGGAATAGTTGCCTCAGATTTGAGATTATTGAACTGCTCATACTTTGGATTACTGTTTGGAATCATATTATGCAAATATCCAAAGCAATGGTTTGTGCAGTTCAACTCATTACTAGATTTGTAATTTTCCACTTCACTCTTCTCCGTCATCCCCTGTGCAGTAGTATCACAAGAGTTATAATCAGCTCCTATATTCATAGCCATGCACGTCATAGCCATGCACGTAGGATTCTCTAGCATGTAATTATTACACTCTTCAACTATACCAGAATTCCTTTACATACTTAAAAGGCTCTTGAAGAATTCCTCCCTCACATTCCATCTCCAATAATTCGTTTGCCTGAGAAAACTTAAGTTGTTCTTCCAGACCCATACCGAGATTCCCCTCCAACCAATCAACTTTTGCAACATTATCACTGTTCAAAATATCTACATAGGTTCCACTTGGTGATTTTTGATCAAATCCTGTACTAATAGATGATCCATTAGAACCTATTGATTTTATGCCATAATGGTGAGGAAAGTTCAAACGAGCGCCAGGGCCATACATGGTCCTTGCTGCTTCATCATAAGCAAAAGCAGCTTCAAGTGCAGTAGAAAAAGTTCCAAGCCAAAGCCTGTTTGCTTTTTCACCAACATGCTTGCTGTTGATAGGTTTGCGGATTTCTGCAACCCATTTGCCCCAAATCCTCTGCCTCACACCCCTGAATTTATAATCATAATTCTGTGGTCCACCTTTACCTCTCATACACCCTTTTCTGGATCCCTTTGCAGGAACTTTGTGAATCACTTCAACCTCATCTCCTTCACTTATGAGTTGTTGTTGCTGCTTATTGTACTCCTTCCATTTCTCAAGAATACTCTCTACTTCCAGTGCGTCTCCTACGCGATCTCCTATTTCTACAGCAAACACCAAAATTCTGTCAACTTCAACTCCTTAAAATAGTTTGTTACCAAAGCATGGGAATTCATAAAATATAGGAATTCATATATAGAAACTTATAAGAATTATAGAAAAAAATCTCCAACCCCAGTGAAATAACAATTGAAAACTACTATGAAGACAAAAGAAATGATAGAACAAAAACTATAGCTAAAATAATTCAACAATAAGAAGAAACTAGTCAAGTGTATCAAAAGTATTGAAAAATCAGAAAGAAACTATTGACCTAGGAATAGTTTCagtctttttgttgttgttgaggaTGCGTGACATTCCGATGTAACAGTGTCTaagggtttttgaaaatttgtattGATGTAGCCGCTTGGTACGGGATGATAGATAAGTACTTAGAACTCAGTGCTCTGTAATCAGCAACATcatgagtaatttggagactaaAGAGTTTGTTTGATCTAGCCAATCAGTACTCAGTAGTATAATCAGTAACAtcatttgtgattttttttttctctctaaataTACATgtgattttatctttatttaaaattagtaattaaaaattattagataattcaaaaattttaactaaattgataatttttttaacctattaactttacatgaaaataattctacatcaatttttatttataatttattttttttactaattttatcttttaatctcatctatagaaaaaaaatatataacaatcaTTAGAATTctcatatttgattttttttatgtctatgctaagcaaaagaaaatatttttttatttatatcattttactcatttttttattttttctgtttatattatggttgttgttatttttttagaattcttTTTAAATGTTGTGATATtgttgtttttttaataaaatttttaatattcattctggtataaatttttttaatttaggaagaccaaattaaataaaaaaaagagtatcAGAAGTatacaaaaaaatacaataaatactaatacataaatttaagttatttttaaaaaaagttataacgaaaaaatattaacaaatgattttaagtaatataaatttatatttttttttaataatttgtttaatctaaatataattttaaataatataattcaaataatattcattttattataatttagttTAATATAAAACTATCAAACATAAATAATAGTAACACTCACTCATTCCTGATATAAATTAATTTCATAAAATCAACTAatactaacttctatttataaattttaatctaaCATATATACTAAGAAACACTAAAATTGGGTtccacaacaaaaataaaaacataaatacaaaaataaaataattttttacaaaatctatcttaatatatattattttatatgttttttttaaattgagatatttttattattatttttatgttcatgTCTCAGGCTTAAAAATAAACACAGACCAAATTTAGATgacatatacaattttttttattatcctttAAAATAGAGAAGGGGTAAACGCTTAAAAGATACTCATAAAATTTGTACAAGACCATTTATGTGACTAGTTTTAATAAT harbors:
- the LOC112742947 gene encoding uncharacterized protein; this translates as MSRILNNNKKTETIPRILVFAVEIGDRVGDALEVESILEKWKEYNKQQQQLISEGDEVEVIHKVPAKGSRKGCMRGKGGPQNYDYKFRGVRQRIWGKWVAEIRKPINSKHVGEKANRLWLGTFSTALEAAFAYDEAARTMYGPGARLNFPHHYGIKSIGSNGSSISTGFDQKSPSGTYVDILNSDNVAKVDWLEGNLGMGLEEQLKFSQANELLEMECEGGILQEPFKYGMTEKSEVENYKSSNELNCTNHCFGYLHNMIPNSNPKYEQFNNLKSEATIPTKDMEGVLAEILQFYRTCSEMNNRSNYLVTSGTFGSIANVSENEDLNINNTNKDSTLQEKRNHENSECGCSSGQSRKCSDTRCSDTSQQLQNLGGYLPEHLNNIQFADMEVGHDYSFLSPDYDFGLLEEKKLLDVCFSRRRSRS